The DNA window CGACGGCGGCTCTCCTCCTCACGATCGTGGGCGAGCTCGAGGGTGGCGCCGCGACGCACGACCATGCCGCGCCCGGGACGAGCCGGTGACGCGGAAGCCGACGGTCCCTCACGGAGCCAGTCGCGTTCGCGGGGATCTCGGCCAGGGGGCCGGAGCCGCCCCAGCGAGCGGGCGACCTGGTGACGGCGGGGTGCCGGCACCGCTGCGCCGGTTCTGCCAGCTTCGGCCGACTCCGTGGGCGACGGGTGCGGGTGTGACCCGCGAAGTGGTGTCCTACCACGAGAGCCGGAGGCTGGCCACCGGCCGGCCGCCCTGGCGGCTGAGCATCGCCGACCTGACCGGACCAGGCCCGTTCTCACGCCTGCCGGGGATCACCCGCACCTTCGTTCCGATCGACAGCCCTGTCGAGCTGCGGGTGGATGGTGAGACCCACCGCATCGCCGCTGCCACGCCGTTCTCGTTCGCCGG is part of the Micromonospora olivasterospora genome and encodes:
- a CDS encoding HutD family protein — protein: MPAPLRRFCQLRPTPWATGAGVTREVVSYHESRRLATGRPPWRLSIADLTGPGPFSRLPGITRTFVPIDSPVELRVDGETHRIAAATPFSFAGDSETTLVRLTAPCRAVNLMVKADDPDPAELLPCRFPGLEVPTAVVVIALTAGRETSRLDVWRPSAALDGLGVRQWLAVR